A window of Vicinamibacterales bacterium genomic DNA:
TTCACGTTCACCGCGCCGGTCGACACCGACGATGCGCACCTGGAGATCCTGGGGACGGGCCGCGGGACCTTTCACATCGGAACCGCCTCGCTGATGCCCGCCGACAACGTGGAGGGGTTTCACGCCGGGATGATTCGTCTCTTCAAAGAAACAGGGTTCAGGATGTTCAAGTGGCCCGGGGGCAATTTCGTCTCCGCCTACGACTGGCGTGACGGCGTGGGCGATCGGGACAAGCGGCCGCCGCGCTTCCAGCCGATGTGGGGCAACCGCATCGAGTCGAACGACGTCGGCCTGCACGAGCTCCTTGGCCTCTGCCGATTGGTCGGCGGCGAGCCGAACGTGGTGATCGATAGCGGATTCGGATCGGCGCGCGAGGCAGCCGATGAGGTCGAGTACTGCAACGGATCGGCCGACACGCGCATGGGCCAGCTGCGCGCGGCGAACGGACATCCGGAGCCCTTTCATGTGCGTCTCTGGTCCATCGGAAACGAGATGTACGGTCCGTGGCAGTACGGCCACATGTCGCTCGACCAGTACTGGGTGAAGCACAACGACATCGTTGTCGCCATGAAGGCCGTCGATCCGACGATCAAGGTGACGGCGTCGGGCGCGACGATTTGCGAGAAGTCCGTCGGCGGCGCCGAACGGAAGAACAACTTCTTTCCGAGCAAGTGGGAGCCGCCGATCACCGCGACCCTGCCGTACGAGTTCGGCAGCGTGAACGACTGGGACGGGTGGTTGCTGCAGAACTCGGCCGAGCATATGGACTTTCTCTCCGAGCACACCTACGCATATCCCAACCTGGCCTTCGACGCCGACAAGCAACTGTTCGTGGACGTTCAGGATCCGCTGCAGTTCAGAGCCCGGAGGCTCGCCAACCGCATCGGCGAAGCCTTCGAGGCGTGGGCCAAGTACGTCGAGAAGATGCCGTCGCTCAAGGAGAAGCGCATCAAGTTCATCTTCGACGAATGGGGGAACCGTCCGCGGTCGGCCTCCACCAACGGCGGCGGAGGGTTCGGGCAGCAAGCCGGGATGCTGATGCCGCTGTCGTACGCGTTGTGCCTCCACGAGATGTTCCGCCACTCCGGCCAGATCGAAGCAAGTTGCGCGACGGGAGGGCTGCGCGTGCTGACCGACCATACCGGCGAAGGCGTCGGCCTCGCGGCCGAGGGCGTCGTGATGAAGCTGATGCACACGCACCTTGGCGGCGCTCGACCGGTCGCCTTGGACGGGAATTCGCCGCAGCCGCTAGTGCCGGGCACGCCGTTCGTCGACAGGGGAACGATGCCGACCGGCAGTCCAACCTACCCGCTGGACGTGCTCGCGGCGTTCTCCGCCGACGGCAAGACACTCTTGTTGTCGGTGGTCAACTCCACGGAGGCCGCTCACGATCTGACGCCGACGATCCGAGGGGTCCGCCTGCGCGGAGGCGGGCGTCTCCACCAGATCGCGCCGCCCGGCGCCGAGGCCACCAATCGAGCCGGTCAGGAGCCCGCCGTCACGATCGTCGAGACGGCTCTGACGACGTTGCCGGCGACCTTGCCCATTCCGCCGGTGAGCGTCAGCCTCTACGCGCTCGACGTGGCGTAGCGGTTCGTCGGCGTCCGACGCGCGTCGCAAGTCGAGGACGTGGATCAACCGCTGCCGCGCCGCGAGCGCCGGCAGTTCTCATCGATCTACAGCTCGGCGCCGCGAGTCCAGAATCCCTCTTCCCGCCAGCGATGTAAGCGCGTACACTACGGGGATTCCTGATCGCTGGCGCTCACGTTGCGGCGGGGTTACGCCCACGTTTGACGAAAGGGTCTCTGATGAGGGCGTCTTCTACGATCTCGATCGTCGCGTTCTGCGTCCTGGTCGTTGGTGCGCCGCTGAGCGCCGTGGTCGCGCAGTCGCGACCGGCTCAGGGATCCGCCCAGGCCTCCGCACCGACGGGTGCGCGGACCATCGCGCCGTACTTCGCACCGGCCACCCGCATGCCGCGGCCGCCGGACGTCGACGGGTTCCTGCAGCGATGGCTCCTGCTCGAGCCAATCACCAAGCCGAACCGCACCAACACGGTGTTCACCGACAGCTACGTCCGTAATGCGTTTGCCACCGAGTACTTCCCCGGGCAGATGACCGTGGTTCCGCGAAACGGCGACACGGTGACGGTCGACGGTCAGACGCTCGCGTGGCACGCGGTCGACTCCCCTGCCTTCGACGTGAAGCTGTTCCGCTTCGCCTACGGATTGAACAAGCCGACCTACGGCGTCGTGTTCTGGGCCGTCACCGTCGTCAACAGCCCCCGCGACCTGACGAACGTCCGCATGGCGGTGGGCTCCAATGCCGCGTCGATGTGGTGGCTGAACGGCAAAGAGGCCGTGCTCCTCTCAGGCGATCGACGGATGGTGATGGACGACGTCGTTTCGCCGCGGCTCACGCTGAACCAGGGACGCAACGTCATTCGGGGCGCCGTCATCAACGGGCCAGGACTGAGTGACTTCTGCGTGCGGTTCATCGACGAACACGGGATGGCGATCAGAGGGCTCACGATGAATCTCGATCGGTCCCGGGCTCAGTGAGGGTTTCCATGACGCGCCATCTTCTCGCCGCCGCGGCGGCCGTCGCTGCGATGGTCCCCGCGGCACTCGTCGCCCAGTCCCGTCCCGCGCCGGCGCTCGACGGCGAACCGTATATCCATGACCCGTCGACGGTCGTGATGTCCGACGGGAAGTTCTACACGTTCGGCACAGGCGGCGGAGGCTTGATCTCGGATGACGGGTGGACCTGGCACAGCGGCGCGGTGCGCCCCGGTGGCGGTGTCGCCCCCGACGTCATTCACATCGGCAGCCGCTACTACGTGAGCTATGCGCGCGGAGGCGGCGGCTTGTCGGGAGGACACGCCAGCAGCATCTACGTCACGTGGACGAACACGCTCGACCCCAACTCCCCCGATTTCGGGTTCCACGACGAAACGGTCGTCGCTGCGTCCGACGGCGTCGAGGACAACGACGCCATCGATCCCGCGTTCCTGCTCGACCCCACGACCGGCCGGCTGTGGCTCAGTTACGGGACCTATTTCGGGTACGTCCGGCTCGTCGAGCTCGATCCGAAGACGGGTAAGCGCGTGGCCGGCAACAAGGCCGTCGACATCGCCATCGACATGGAGGCGACGGCGATGATGTATCGCGACGGCTGGTACTACCTGCTCGGCACGCACGGCACGTGCTGCGATGGCGCGAACTCGACCTACAACATCCGCGTCACCCGCTCGCGCAAGGTCACCGGCCCCTATATGGACAATGTCGGCATCGACGCGCTGAGGGGCGGCGGCACGCTGGTGGTCGCCGCCAGCGGACGCTTCGTCGGGCCGGGCCACTTCGGGCTGCTCGACTTGGGCGACGGCGTGCAGAAGTTCTCCTGTCACTACGAGGCGGACCTCGACCGAAGCGGCCGCAGCGTGCTCGACATCCGGCCGCTGCTCTGGAAGGACGGCTGGCCGTACGCCGGCGACAACTTCAGGGAAGGCACCTACGAGATCCAGTCGGAGCGAAGCGGCTACGCGCTGGAGCTCGCCGTCGATTTCGTACGGATGCCCTCGATGAGACGAGGTGGGCCCGGCGCGCGTGGCGGACCGCCCGGCGGCGGCGGCGCGCCAGGGGCGCCGGCAGGCGCGACTCCTCAGCGGGGCGGCGCGCCCGGCGGTTCCAACACGAACCCGTTCGCCGCGCCCGCAGGTCCCGTCACGCCGGTTCCAGCCCAGGAGCTCGCTGACGCGTCGAAGGACTGGGGAGCCGGCACGCTCGGCGTCCGCCTCGGCGACTTCATGTTCCGGCCGCACCAGAAGTGGACGATCACTCCGGTGCCCAACGCCGGCGGCTATCCCGGCGCGCCGTACTTCAAGATCACGATCGCCGGCACCGATCGCGCGCTGGCGGCCACCGCCGATGTGGAGGTCGTGGCGGTGCCGGCGTTCACCGGGAGTCCGGAGCAACTCTGGCGCATCGACCAGCTGACCGACGGCACGTACCGCATCATGCCCAAGTCGGTCCCCGGATCGAAGGAACCGTTCGTGCTGACGGCAATCGGCCACAGCACGCCCACGCTCGCGACGTTCGATCCCAAGAGCGACAACGGCCGCTGGAACTTCAAGCTGCCGTAGCGCACGGTCTCGCACCGGAAGAGATAACATCGCCGGATACGGCGGCGTTCAGCGCCTGAGGCAAGCTGCGGCCTCGCGCGTCGGCCTCACATTACCTGAAGACGACGCTGTGAGCAGCGGCGCGCGCTGACGGAGAACACACGGGAGGATCCGAGAGATGACGCCGACCACCGCGCGAACCGCCGCATGCCTGCTCTCGATCGCGTTCATCGCGCTCGAATCACCGCGCACCGTCGCTGTGGGTAAGCCCATCGTCGTCGCCAGCCCTGACGGCAAGGTGCGCGCCGAACTGATCACGGACGCCGGAATGCTGGCCTATCGGATCACCGTTGGCGGCAATCAGGTGGTCGCCCCGTCGAAGCTGGGCATCCGCAGCGACAACGTGGAGCTGGGCGAGCAAGTCAGCTTCGGATCGCCGACGCGCCGCTCCGTTCACGAGCGATACCGCTTCTTCGGCGGACACTCGTTGGCGACGAACCACGCGAACGAGACGACGGTTCCCGTGTCGTCTCACGGTGAATCGTACCTCGTCGATCTTCATGTCGCCGACGAGGGCGTGGGCGTTCGTCTGAGGCTGCCCGCGCGACCAGGCCGGAAACTCCAGGCGGATCGCTCGTCGTGGAAATTGGACGGAGATCCGGTGATGTGGGTGGACACGCTCATCCCGGAATACGAGAGCCCGTATCACACCAGCTCCCTGAGCCAACTGGGAACCGCCGCATTGGGTCTCCCGGTCACCGCTCGTGTGGGCGGGCTATACGTCACGCTGACCGAAGCCGCGCTCAAGGATTATGGCGATTTGGGAATCAGGCGCGGCGCGGACGGCGCGCTCGTCGGCGAGCTCGCAGCAGACCCCGACGGCTGGACCACCGACGATGAAGTCGTTCAGCCGTGGAGGGTGACAATCGTCGCGCGCGACCTGACGGCGCTGGTCAACACGACGCTCGTCCAGAATCTCAACCCGCCACCCGATCCGGCGCTGGCCCAGGCGGATTGGATCAAGCCTGGTCGCTCCGTCTGGCAGTGGATGGCCGCCGGAAGTCCGCGTCAGGAGGATCAACAGCAGTGGGTCGACTGGACCAGCCAGTTGGGATTCGAGTACTACCTCATCGACGACGGATGGATCCGATGGACAGACCCATGGAACACGCTCGCCTCGACGGTCGCATATGCCAAGAGCCGCAACGTCAGCGTCTGGCTGTGGGTGCACAGCAAAGAAGTCAAGGACCCGGAGGCCAGGAGAGCGTATTTCCGCAAGGTCGCTGAGACCGGCATCGTCGGCGTCAAGATCGATTTTCCCCCGCCGTGCAATCGATGGTGGTCGAACTGGTACGTCGACGCGGCGCGCGACGCGGCCGCGTTCCACCTGCTGCTCGATTTCCACGGGGCGGTGAAGCCGACGGGGACCGAGCGTACCTGGCCCAACGTCCTGACGCGCGAGGCCGTTCGCGGGCACGAATACCACATGACTCGCTACAAGCGTCGGCTGGATGCGGAGCACGACGTGACGCTGCCGTTCACGCGGCTGGTGGCTGGCCCCGCGGATTACACGCCCACCGTGTTCGAACCTCGGGAACTGCAGGGCAATACG
This region includes:
- a CDS encoding family 43 glycosylhydrolase, with the translated sequence MTRHLLAAAAAVAAMVPAALVAQSRPAPALDGEPYIHDPSTVVMSDGKFYTFGTGGGGLISDDGWTWHSGAVRPGGGVAPDVIHIGSRYYVSYARGGGGLSGGHASSIYVTWTNTLDPNSPDFGFHDETVVAASDGVEDNDAIDPAFLLDPTTGRLWLSYGTYFGYVRLVELDPKTGKRVAGNKAVDIAIDMEATAMMYRDGWYYLLGTHGTCCDGANSTYNIRVTRSRKVTGPYMDNVGIDALRGGGTLVVAASGRFVGPGHFGLLDLGDGVQKFSCHYEADLDRSGRSVLDIRPLLWKDGWPYAGDNFREGTYEIQSERSGYALELAVDFVRMPSMRRGGPGARGGPPGGGGAPGAPAGATPQRGGAPGGSNTNPFAAPAGPVTPVPAQELADASKDWGAGTLGVRLGDFMFRPHQKWTITPVPNAGGYPGAPYFKITIAGTDRALAATADVEVVAVPAFTGSPEQLWRIDQLTDGTYRIMPKSVPGSKEPFVLTAIGHSTPTLATFDPKSDNGRWNFKLP
- a CDS encoding glycoside hydrolase family 97 catalytic domain-containing protein, whose amino-acid sequence is MTPTTARTAACLLSIAFIALESPRTVAVGKPIVVASPDGKVRAELITDAGMLAYRITVGGNQVVAPSKLGIRSDNVELGEQVSFGSPTRRSVHERYRFFGGHSLATNHANETTVPVSSHGESYLVDLHVADEGVGVRLRLPARPGRKLQADRSSWKLDGDPVMWVDTLIPEYESPYHTSSLSQLGTAALGLPVTARVGGLYVTLTEAALKDYGDLGIRRGADGALVGELAADPDGWTTDDEVVQPWRVTIVARDLTALVNTTLVQNLNPPPDPALAQADWIKPGRSVWQWMAAGSPRQEDQQQWVDWTSQLGFEYYLIDDGWIRWTDPWNTLASTVAYAKSRNVSVWLWVHSKEVKDPEARRAYFRKVAETGIVGVKIDFPPPCNRWWSNWYVDAARDAAAFHLLLDFHGAVKPTGTERTWPNVLTREAVRGHEYHMTRYKRRLDAEHDVTLPFTRLVAGPADYTPTVFEPRELQGNTWGHELAQAIVFSSPFLCFGGNPRDYLSNPAKDVLSAIPAVWDETRVLPGSEPGQLVAMARRSGDRWFVAVINGADAKALDIPLDFLGKGTWRVSELHDVDGTPDAWSRRDVTALKSGHVTLRLFPRGGFVGYYTR